In Kushneria marisflavi, the following are encoded in one genomic region:
- a CDS encoding arginyltransferase: MLRPLKNSSTQSSLQNLRFFLTKPHDCSYLGSHEATTLFMDPHTPVDHDMYSALTLMGFRRSGTHLYRPHCQECNACVSVRVPVDDFEPDRSLRRTERNNQDLEVIERPAVFDDEHYALYERYISTRHSDGEMYPPAIEQYRAFLNIAHDFSRLVEFRLEGRLLAVAAVDFLTHGLSAIYTFFDPDDAFRSRSMGSWAVIWQIRRAQSLGLKHVYLGYWIHKSQKMDYKQRFKPLEYLQGHRWRRGIPITQTHH, encoded by the coding sequence ATGTTGCGCCCGTTGAAGAACTCAAGCACGCAGTCGTCTCTTCAGAATTTACGATTTTTTCTGACCAAGCCTCATGATTGCAGTTACCTGGGATCACATGAGGCCACAACGCTGTTCATGGACCCGCATACCCCTGTGGATCATGACATGTACAGCGCACTGACCTTGATGGGGTTCAGGCGCAGCGGCACGCACCTCTATCGCCCTCACTGCCAGGAGTGCAATGCCTGTGTCTCCGTACGCGTGCCGGTTGATGATTTCGAACCCGACCGCTCGCTCAGACGTACCGAACGCAATAACCAGGATCTGGAAGTCATCGAGCGGCCGGCCGTGTTTGATGACGAGCATTATGCGCTTTACGAGCGCTATATCAGCACACGTCACAGCGATGGCGAGATGTATCCGCCAGCCATCGAACAGTACCGCGCCTTTTTAAACATCGCGCACGACTTCTCACGCCTGGTCGAGTTTCGCCTGGAGGGGAGGCTTCTGGCGGTGGCCGCCGTGGATTTTCTGACCCACGGGCTCTCTGCCATCTATACTTTCTTTGATCCCGATGACGCATTTCGGTCGAGATCAATGGGAAGCTGGGCAGTCATCTGGCAGATTCGCAGGGCGCAGTCACTGGGACTCAAGCACGTTTATCTCGGGTACTGGATCCACAAGAGCCAGAAAATGGATTACAAGCAGCGCTTCAAACCCCTTGAATATCTGCAGGGACATCGCTGGCGCCGGGGCATTCCAATCACCCAGACACATCATTAA
- a CDS encoding replication-associated recombination protein A, with protein sequence MSDLFDRDAPPGQPLAARLRPARLEDYIGQSHLLGLDRPLTRALARDQLYSMILWGPPGVGKTTLARLIAGYTRSHFATLSAVSAGVKEIRAAAFEAQQRGQSGQRTLLFVDEVHRFNKAQQDAFLPWVEEGVFTFVGATTENPSFELNNALLSRARVHVLKPLTPQELRQVIDRALVEPAGLGEAGIEAPESVRDLLAQAADGDARRALNLLEIAADMAEAGGDGKAPTLSEAVVEEVLGESTRRLDRGGDLFYDQISALHKSIRGSAPDAALYWYCRMLDGGADPLYIARRVVRMASEEIGNADPRALRLALDGWEVQERLGSPEGELAVAQAILYIASAPKSNAAYVAYNQARAHVASTPGHEVPVHLRNAPTSLMKSLGHGHEYRYAHDEPNAYAAGETYFPEPLVGTRYYQPVDRGLEKRIAEKLEWLEGLDRDATHRRSPEAP encoded by the coding sequence ATGAGTGACCTGTTTGATCGTGACGCGCCGCCCGGGCAACCGCTGGCGGCGCGTCTGCGTCCTGCTCGCCTTGAAGACTATATCGGGCAGTCACATCTGTTGGGCCTGGATCGCCCACTAACGCGGGCGCTGGCCCGCGATCAGCTCTACTCGATGATTCTCTGGGGGCCGCCCGGCGTTGGCAAAACCACGCTGGCCCGGCTGATTGCCGGCTATACCCGCTCGCATTTCGCAACGCTGTCGGCCGTGTCGGCAGGGGTCAAGGAGATCCGCGCCGCTGCGTTTGAAGCTCAGCAGCGTGGTCAGAGCGGCCAGCGTACGCTGCTGTTTGTCGATGAGGTGCACCGCTTCAACAAGGCGCAGCAGGATGCCTTTCTGCCTTGGGTGGAAGAGGGCGTCTTCACGTTTGTCGGGGCGACGACCGAAAACCCTTCCTTTGAACTCAATAACGCCCTGCTTTCACGGGCGCGTGTCCATGTGCTCAAGCCGTTAACGCCTCAGGAGCTGCGTCAGGTCATCGACCGAGCATTGGTTGAGCCGGCCGGACTTGGCGAGGCGGGCATTGAAGCTCCCGAGAGCGTGCGCGATTTGCTGGCACAGGCCGCCGATGGCGATGCGCGCCGTGCGCTCAATCTGCTGGAAATTGCCGCTGACATGGCTGAAGCCGGCGGTGATGGCAAGGCGCCCACGCTGTCCGAGGCCGTGGTCGAGGAAGTGCTGGGAGAGAGCACGCGCCGCCTCGACCGTGGAGGCGATCTTTTTTACGACCAGATTTCGGCACTTCACAAGTCAATTCGGGGCAGCGCTCCCGATGCTGCGCTTTACTGGTACTGCCGCATGCTCGATGGCGGGGCCGATCCGCTCTATATCGCGCGTCGCGTGGTGCGCATGGCCAGCGAAGAGATCGGTAACGCGGATCCTCGGGCCCTGCGGCTGGCACTCGATGGATGGGAAGTGCAGGAGCGTCTGGGCAGTCCGGAAGGCGAGCTGGCCGTGGCACAGGCCATTCTTTATATCGCCAGCGCGCCCAAGAGCAATGCCGCCTACGTGGCCTATAACCAGGCACGCGCGCATGTGGCCTCTACGCCCGGGCATGAGGTGCCGGTGCATCTACGCAATGCTCCCACATCCCTGATGAAATCCCTGGGTCACGGCCACGAATACCGCTATGCCCATGATGAGCCGAACGCCTACGCCGCCGGTGAAACCTATTTCCCCGAGCCGTTGGTGGGCACCCGGTATTATCAGCCGGTCGATCGAGGCCTCGAAAAGCGTATCGCTGAAAAGCTTGAATGGCTGGAAGGGCTCGATCGGGATGCGACGCATCGACGCAGCCCTGAAGCACCATGA
- a CDS encoding DNA translocase FtsK — protein MSASKTRQSQSQSQARRSKSGASPRTTRKSATTQRSRQRVTKARDNARHFSARLQGAAKEGVAIVMLALCAFLLLALFSYVPADPSWSHSGPDQQVTNWMGPVGAWLSDVLYSLFGASALWAPGMLGLGAWRLIRAREAHLVWDPMALAVRGGGLLLVMVATCNVGALHFQDASNDLPYGSGGIVGEGVSAALASLVGKHGTTLLSLAAFLCGMPLLTGMSWFSIIDEVGNGIWRGVRWCAGRVGMAGASIGSAGSRLQERRREMAQERREAYLAAQEEDEFDFGHDDDDADNGLRADVEDARPQRERSGLLARFMPGRRASAHDDEFFDDDEEPVAPPPRQQGGRGDDDVPEQFSGMRTGDDDIPWEQPYEEASKARESRRDTDPVLSTSEPVTESGQASKTRHTDTSLVSEHQAADVERPVPHTEERVASASAFDSASAAVATQMPEDRQTNDDVLSSRTPPVEEPLVRPVVDDEEASSSAMKDAHRDTAAEDASAPAQPSQPPAETPRDAETPHTESPQADVTRRRIPEVIPEPHLAEDDEDDFEAPAVPVFERSEPAPRQQTEPSTNASTESDVPAPAGSDKPTTDDVRMAAAEPLQERDTPLIDELQDAPRPILSWEDDEPEFSTPLSARDDAEALTSAPSASTLTFEEDDDRQDIAPVPPASETPVVASSTSPAPEAAAPSHSGADRAVSPPTMSPEHAPSAAAQTPAPRPEPEVETEDNSSPTLWTVQQMQTQRPAHESDGEPVGKLPSLSLLTPPSSHEPTYTAEQLQDMAELLEVRLREYGVKAEVVDTWPGPVITRFEIKPAPGVKVSKISNLAKDLARSLMVKSVRVVEIIPGRPTVGIEIPNPNRAMIRLREVFDSDVYQDARSPVTVALGQDIGGNPVVANLNKMPHLLVAGTTGSGKSVGVNAMLISMLLKATPDEVRMIMVDPKMLELSVYDGIPHLLAPVVTDMKEAANALRWCVAEMERRYKLMAAMGVRNLAGFNARIDEASEAGAQIADPLWEPQPWEMHEQPPVLEKLPYIVVVIDEFADMFMIVGKKVEELIARIAQKARAAGIHLILATQRPSVDVVTGLIKANIPTRMAFQVSSRIDSRTILDQGGAEHLLGHGDMLYLPAGAGIPMRVHGAFVDDDEVHRVVDDWKRRGEPEYIDEILSGGVSADALAGLEAEGEGSDDPEQDALYDEAVAYVTESRRASISSVQRRFKIGYNRAARLVEAMEMAGVVSSMGSNGAREVLASPPAH, from the coding sequence TTGAGCGCCAGCAAGACCAGACAATCGCAGTCGCAGTCACAGGCCCGCCGCAGCAAAAGCGGCGCCAGCCCGCGAACAACGCGTAAAAGCGCCACAACACAGCGCTCTCGACAGCGTGTGACCAAAGCCCGGGATAATGCCCGTCACTTCAGTGCCCGACTTCAGGGCGCCGCCAAGGAAGGGGTCGCCATCGTCATGCTGGCGCTTTGCGCCTTCCTTTTGCTGGCGCTTTTCAGTTATGTGCCCGCAGATCCCAGCTGGTCGCACAGCGGCCCGGATCAGCAGGTGACCAACTGGATGGGGCCTGTGGGGGCATGGCTTTCCGATGTTCTTTATTCCCTGTTTGGTGCCAGCGCCCTATGGGCGCCGGGTATGCTGGGGCTGGGTGCCTGGCGCCTGATACGTGCCAGGGAGGCCCACCTCGTCTGGGACCCCATGGCCCTGGCCGTACGCGGCGGTGGGTTGCTGCTGGTCATGGTGGCCACCTGTAACGTGGGTGCCCTGCATTTTCAGGATGCCAGCAATGATCTGCCCTACGGCTCGGGAGGCATTGTCGGTGAGGGTGTCTCGGCCGCACTGGCATCTCTGGTCGGCAAACACGGCACCACGCTGTTGTCACTGGCGGCCTTTCTTTGCGGCATGCCACTGCTGACGGGCATGTCCTGGTTTTCCATCATTGATGAAGTGGGCAACGGCATCTGGCGTGGTGTGCGCTGGTGTGCGGGTCGCGTGGGCATGGCAGGCGCAAGCATTGGCAGTGCCGGCTCAAGGCTTCAGGAGCGGCGCCGGGAAATGGCGCAGGAGCGACGTGAAGCCTATCTGGCCGCCCAGGAAGAGGACGAGTTTGATTTTGGTCACGACGATGATGACGCCGATAACGGTCTGAGGGCGGATGTCGAAGACGCTCGTCCCCAGCGTGAACGCAGCGGCCTGCTGGCTCGCTTCATGCCTGGACGTCGTGCGTCGGCGCACGACGACGAGTTTTTTGACGATGACGAGGAGCCGGTCGCGCCGCCGCCACGTCAGCAGGGCGGTCGTGGTGACGACGATGTGCCTGAGCAGTTCTCCGGTATGCGCACCGGCGATGATGACATCCCCTGGGAGCAGCCTTATGAGGAAGCTTCAAAAGCGCGTGAGTCCCGTCGAGATACCGATCCAGTTCTCTCCACATCCGAGCCCGTGACCGAGTCTGGCCAGGCGTCAAAAACACGCCATACCGATACGTCGCTGGTTTCAGAGCATCAGGCAGCTGATGTCGAGCGTCCTGTCCCCCACACTGAGGAGCGCGTGGCCTCGGCCTCGGCATTTGATTCTGCGAGTGCCGCGGTGGCCACGCAGATGCCGGAAGACCGCCAGACAAATGATGACGTGCTTTCTTCCCGGACGCCGCCCGTCGAAGAGCCGCTGGTCCGCCCGGTAGTAGATGACGAAGAAGCTTCCAGTAGCGCCATGAAAGATGCGCACCGCGATACGGCAGCAGAAGATGCTTCAGCGCCGGCGCAGCCCTCACAGCCGCCAGCGGAAACCCCGCGGGATGCCGAGACGCCTCACACAGAATCTCCTCAGGCCGATGTTACGCGCCGGCGGATTCCTGAAGTCATTCCCGAGCCGCACCTGGCCGAAGACGATGAAGACGATTTCGAAGCACCCGCTGTGCCGGTGTTTGAGCGTTCCGAGCCAGCACCGCGTCAACAGACTGAACCGTCAACGAATGCCTCTACTGAAAGCGACGTGCCGGCCCCGGCTGGTTCTGATAAGCCGACCACGGATGACGTGAGAATGGCCGCCGCAGAGCCCTTGCAGGAGCGCGACACGCCGCTGATCGATGAGCTTCAGGACGCGCCTCGCCCGATATTGAGCTGGGAAGACGATGAGCCTGAATTCTCGACGCCGTTGAGTGCGCGTGATGACGCAGAGGCTCTGACCAGCGCGCCTTCGGCTTCAACGCTGACGTTCGAGGAAGACGATGATCGCCAGGATATCGCACCAGTACCACCTGCATCGGAAACACCTGTCGTAGCCTCTTCTACATCGCCTGCTCCCGAGGCCGCAGCGCCCTCGCATTCTGGGGCGGACAGAGCGGTGTCGCCCCCGACGATGTCTCCTGAACATGCGCCTTCAGCCGCCGCTCAGACGCCGGCACCACGCCCTGAGCCGGAAGTGGAGACCGAGGACAACAGCAGTCCTACGCTCTGGACCGTACAGCAGATGCAGACCCAGCGTCCCGCGCATGAGTCCGATGGGGAGCCGGTAGGCAAGCTGCCTTCCCTGTCACTTTTGACGCCGCCGTCGTCGCATGAGCCAACCTATACGGCCGAACAGCTCCAGGACATGGCAGAGTTGCTGGAAGTGCGGCTGCGCGAATATGGCGTCAAGGCAGAGGTGGTCGACACCTGGCCGGGCCCTGTCATTACCCGCTTTGAAATCAAGCCGGCACCCGGAGTGAAGGTCTCCAAGATCAGCAACCTGGCCAAGGACCTGGCGCGCTCGTTGATGGTCAAGAGCGTTCGCGTGGTCGAGATCATTCCCGGGCGGCCGACGGTGGGTATCGAGATTCCCAATCCCAATCGGGCGATGATCCGATTGCGTGAGGTCTTTGATTCCGACGTCTATCAGGATGCGCGTTCGCCGGTCACGGTGGCGCTGGGTCAGGACATCGGTGGCAATCCGGTTGTTGCCAATCTCAACAAGATGCCGCATCTGCTGGTGGCTGGTACCACCGGTTCGGGCAAGTCAGTGGGCGTCAATGCCATGCTGATCTCGATGCTTTTGAAGGCTACGCCCGATGAAGTGCGCATGATCATGGTGGACCCCAAGATGCTGGAACTGTCGGTCTATGACGGCATTCCGCATTTGCTGGCACCGGTGGTGACCGATATGAAGGAGGCTGCCAATGCGCTGCGCTGGTGTGTGGCCGAAATGGAACGTCGTTACAAGCTGATGGCGGCCATGGGAGTGCGTAATCTGGCCGGCTTCAACGCACGTATTGATGAGGCCTCGGAAGCCGGTGCCCAGATTGCCGACCCGCTGTGGGAGCCGCAGCCCTGGGAGATGCACGAGCAGCCGCCGGTGCTCGAAAAACTGCCTTACATCGTGGTGGTCATCGATGAGTTCGCCGACATGTTCATGATCGTGGGCAAAAAGGTCGAGGAGCTGATCGCACGCATCGCCCAGAAGGCGCGAGCCGCCGGTATCCACCTGATTCTGGCCACGCAGCGTCCGTCGGTGGATGTCGTGACCGGTTTGATCAAGGCCAACATTCCTACCCGCATGGCTTTCCAGGTCTCCTCGCGCATCGATTCGCGCACGATTCTGGATCAGGGCGGCGCCGAACATCTTCTCGGTCACGGCGACATGTTGTACCTACCGGCCGGTGCCGGCATTCCCATGCGCGTTCATGGTGCCTTCGTCGATGATGACGAGGTGCATCGGGTAGTTGATGACTGGAAACGTCGCGGTGAGCCCGAGTATATCGATGAAATCCTCTCCGGTGGCGTTTCTGCCGATGCACTGGCAGGCCTTGAAGCCGAAGGAGAAGGCAGCGATGACCCGGAACAGGACGCGCTCTACGATGAGGCCGTGGCCTACGTGACCGAGTCCCGTCGTGCTTCGATCTCTTCGGTCCAGCGTCGCTTCAAGATTGGCTACAACCGGGCGGCACGGCTGGTGGAGGCGATGGAAATGGCCGGCGTGGTGTCTTCCATGGGCAGCAATGGCGCAAGAGAGGTGCTGGCATCACCGCCGGCACACTGA
- the aat gene encoding leucyl/phenylalanyl-tRNA--protein transferase: MIDWLAPRPVGFPPPENALQTPNGLLAAGGALTPNWLLAAYRRGIFPWFNEEDPILWWSPDPRMVLFPASLRVRRSLAKRMRNSGMTVTFDQAFESVITQCAEQRQAREGTWISSDIIRAYVALHQMGHGHSVEVWEGNTLVGGLYGILLGRVFFGESMFSIRPDSSKIALVRLVEWLSEGHDLALIDCQMHTSHLASMGACDISREHFNALLRRYIPADYQEASTPRR, encoded by the coding sequence ATGATCGATTGGCTCGCCCCCCGGCCTGTCGGTTTCCCACCGCCGGAGAACGCGCTTCAAACGCCCAACGGCCTGCTGGCCGCAGGAGGGGCACTCACGCCGAACTGGCTGCTGGCGGCCTATCGGCGTGGCATTTTCCCATGGTTCAATGAGGAAGACCCCATACTCTGGTGGTCACCCGACCCCAGAATGGTGTTGTTCCCGGCCTCCCTTCGCGTGCGGCGCAGTCTGGCCAAACGAATGCGTAACTCGGGGATGACAGTGACGTTTGACCAGGCCTTCGAATCTGTCATCACACAGTGCGCCGAACAGCGACAGGCCCGGGAAGGAACATGGATTTCATCCGACATCATCAGGGCGTATGTGGCCCTGCATCAGATGGGTCATGGGCACAGCGTTGAAGTATGGGAAGGGAATACACTGGTGGGTGGACTCTACGGTATCCTGCTGGGGCGCGTATTTTTCGGCGAATCCATGTTCTCGATACGCCCTGACAGCTCCAAGATTGCCCTGGTGCGGCTGGTAGAATGGTTATCCGAGGGGCATGACCTGGCGCTGATAGACTGTCAGATGCATACGTCACACCTGGCCAGCATGGGTGCCTGTGATATTTCACGCGAGCATTTCAATGCCCTGCTCAGGCGCTACATACCTGCAGATTATCAAGAAGCCTCGACACCGCGCCGATAA
- the infA gene encoding translation initiation factor IF-1, with amino-acid sequence MAREDHIEMEGVIVDTLPNTMFRVELENGHVVTAHISGKMRKNYIRILTGDKVKVELTPYDLSKGRIVYRSR; translated from the coding sequence ATGGCAAGAGAAGATCATATTGAAATGGAAGGCGTGATTGTCGATACGCTTCCCAACACCATGTTTCGCGTCGAGCTGGAAAACGGCCACGTCGTGACCGCGCATATTTCCGGCAAGATGCGCAAGAACTACATCCGCATTCTGACCGGCGACAAGGTCAAGGTTGAGCTGACCCCCTACGATCTGTCCAAGGGCCGTATCGTTTATCGCTCCCGCTAA
- a CDS encoding methyl-accepting chemotaxis protein translates to MGNYLRRMGLGSRLALIIGLVAIIAFVALSWGLSASSARALREQATKSMEQQTQQFTDSVALFDQSLQQQSARFLKLFQTDNLAPPFVLDADQTMEINARQTPLLMDQRGVLNMDTQRVDDFTQRTGTPITIFARTGDDFVRVNTSLKNDQGARAIGTLLDRSGASYRALMEDRVYSGIATLFGTPYITRYEPIHDAQGRVIGASFIGVNITEDLKNFESRVRSLMIGDSGYFMIVDDDTGKVLAGGENEGSSLRDVSDVEGNPAFAPIFNGQKGLFEYQLPDTEHAGRTSYFMQYPDWHWIVTATAINDDIDDRIAAARNRFLLIALGLALAAALGVYIMMRRSLSNPLARVQGMAGHLASGDLRQHLDSRRQDEIGSLIGAMNGIGDGLRDIVSRVRQSVESIGHASGEIASGNMDLSRRTESQAASLEQTAASIEELTATVRQNTERAHQGDIMAGEVVASAREGQQRLERAVTTLRDLDATASKMSDIIATIDAIAFQTNLLALNASVEAARAGVHGRGFTVVADEVRRLAVRCSEASADIGQLIRHTIEEVTTGNAHIQQSGEQIAEITARMESLSVIVNEISRASEEQLSGIEQVSSALASLDETTQHNAALVEQSAAASGHLDEQARKLSEVVRVFHLPA, encoded by the coding sequence ATGGGAAACTATCTTCGTCGCATGGGGCTCGGCTCACGTCTGGCGCTGATTATCGGGCTGGTGGCCATTATCGCATTTGTTGCCCTGAGCTGGGGGCTGTCGGCTTCGAGTGCTCGGGCGCTTCGTGAGCAGGCGACGAAGAGCATGGAGCAACAAACGCAGCAGTTCACCGATTCGGTCGCGCTTTTTGATCAAAGTCTACAGCAGCAGAGTGCGCGCTTTTTGAAGCTTTTTCAGACCGATAATCTGGCCCCGCCCTTTGTGCTCGATGCTGATCAGACCATGGAGATCAATGCTCGCCAGACCCCTCTGTTGATGGACCAGCGCGGGGTGCTCAACATGGACACTCAGCGGGTGGATGACTTTACCCAGCGTACCGGCACTCCGATTACCATTTTTGCCCGTACCGGTGACGATTTCGTTCGGGTGAACACCTCTCTCAAGAATGACCAGGGGGCTCGTGCCATCGGTACGCTGCTTGATCGCAGTGGCGCAAGTTATCGTGCCCTGATGGAAGACCGTGTCTACTCGGGGATTGCCACGCTGTTTGGTACGCCCTATATCACCCGCTACGAGCCCATTCATGACGCCCAGGGGCGCGTGATCGGTGCAAGCTTCATCGGTGTGAACATCACGGAAGACCTGAAAAACTTCGAGTCGCGCGTTCGATCACTGATGATCGGGGACAGCGGCTATTTCATGATTGTGGACGATGATACCGGCAAGGTACTGGCAGGGGGTGAAAATGAAGGGTCGTCCCTGCGTGATGTCTCCGATGTCGAGGGTAACCCTGCCTTTGCACCGATCTTTAACGGACAGAAGGGGCTTTTCGAGTATCAGCTGCCTGATACCGAACACGCGGGTCGTACGAGCTATTTCATGCAGTATCCCGACTGGCACTGGATCGTCACGGCCACAGCCATCAACGATGACATCGATGATCGGATTGCCGCCGCGCGTAACCGATTCTTGCTGATCGCACTGGGTCTGGCGCTGGCCGCCGCACTGGGCGTTTATATCATGATGCGTCGCAGCCTGAGCAATCCTCTGGCTCGCGTTCAGGGGATGGCCGGCCATCTGGCCAGTGGTGATCTCAGGCAGCATCTTGACAGTCGTCGTCAGGATGAAATTGGCTCATTGATTGGGGCCATGAACGGGATTGGAGATGGTCTGCGTGATATCGTCAGTCGCGTTCGTCAGTCGGTGGAAAGTATCGGCCATGCGTCAGGCGAAATTGCCAGTGGCAACATGGATCTATCTCGCCGTACCGAAAGTCAGGCTGCAAGCCTTGAGCAGACCGCGGCCAGCATCGAAGAGCTTACCGCCACGGTGCGCCAGAATACCGAGCGAGCCCATCAGGGTGACATCATGGCCGGAGAAGTGGTGGCTTCGGCCCGGGAAGGGCAGCAGCGGCTGGAGCGTGCCGTGACCACTCTGAGAGACCTCGATGCTACGGCCTCTAAGATGTCCGATATCATCGCCACCATTGATGCTATTGCCTTCCAAACCAATCTGCTGGCACTCAACGCGTCGGTTGAAGCGGCGCGTGCCGGCGTCCATGGGCGCGGCTTTACCGTCGTGGCTGACGAGGTCCGGCGTCTGGCAGTGCGCTGCAGCGAAGCCTCTGCCGACATTGGTCAACTGATTCGACATACCATCGAAGAGGTCACTACCGGCAACGCTCACATCCAGCAAAGCGGTGAGCAGATCGCAGAGATCACCGCACGAATGGAAAGTCTGAGCGTTATCGTCAATGAGATCAGCCGCGCCAGCGAAGAGCAGCTGTCGGGGATCGAGCAGGTCAGCAGTGCGCTGGCATCACTTGATGAGACGACGCAGCATAATGCCGCGCTGGTCGAGCAGTCGGCGGCGGCCTCGGGCCATCTGGACGAGCAGGCACGCAAGCTCAGTGAGGTGGTAAGGGTCTTTCATCTGCCGGCCTGA
- the lolA gene encoding outer membrane lipoprotein chaperone LolA, giving the protein MAACMALPAQAASSDAERLTSLLEPLKTYSADFNQQVASGGGSLQNASGHMWLSRPGRFNWKVSDPYRQTVVSDGQKVYLYDPDLEQVSIRPLDQRVTHTPALLLSGQASELTENYNVSRRQQGTTEFFALSPRSNDSLFESLELVFNNERLSGIDLTDGTGQRTEISFRNIEVNPDISASHFQFKIPDGADVMREGN; this is encoded by the coding sequence ATGGCGGCGTGCATGGCTCTGCCGGCACAGGCCGCTTCCAGCGATGCCGAGCGACTGACGTCGTTGCTTGAGCCGCTCAAGACCTACTCTGCCGATTTCAATCAGCAGGTCGCCAGCGGTGGTGGCAGCCTGCAAAACGCCAGCGGCCACATGTGGCTGTCGCGCCCGGGGCGCTTTAACTGGAAAGTTTCCGACCCCTATCGTCAGACCGTGGTCTCCGATGGCCAGAAGGTCTATCTCTACGATCCCGATCTGGAGCAGGTCAGCATTCGCCCGCTTGATCAGCGGGTAACCCATACACCGGCGTTGCTGCTTTCCGGTCAGGCCAGCGAGTTGACCGAGAACTACAACGTGTCGCGACGCCAGCAGGGCACCACCGAGTTCTTCGCACTGTCACCGCGCTCCAATGATTCGCTGTTTGAGTCCCTGGAGCTGGTGTTCAACAACGAACGTCTCTCCGGCATCGATCTGACTGATGGAACTGGCCAGCGTACGGAAATCTCGTTTCGCAATATTGAGGTCAACCCTGATATCAGTGCCTCTCACTTTCAGTTCAAGATTCCGGATGGTGCAGATGTGATGCGCGAAGGCAACTGA